A single region of the Populus nigra chromosome 2, ddPopNigr1.1, whole genome shotgun sequence genome encodes:
- the LOC133682893 gene encoding uncharacterized protein LOC133682893: MEDEERAQRVAHFQEELESLKTSMARLISLLEQTMRNTAALTVMEASANDSHQAKSSASIDQAKIKALEARLKVIEGVDLYDLVRAVEMCLALNVVVPKNFRVPEFIKYSGTQCPMTHLKSYCNKMEEYKYNMEIAPDRTSLSNIEKKDKESIREYAQRWRESAAQVHPPLLNTEMVSLFANTLKAPYYEHVMGSSAQQFINVVVVCEHIKQGVNSGRISAPTEKRGFERKEVHHVEDGYKGKKNSSQNYHTPSQITNIKKPKPNNFQAKSQIGNYQTVQEQLPS; encoded by the exons atggaagatgaagagcGTGCTCAACGTGTTGCCCATTTTCAAGaagagttggagtctctgaaAACAAGCATGGCTCGCCTCAttagcttactcgagcaaacaATGAGAAATACCGCTG CCCTGACAGTCATGGAGGCATCTGCTAACGATTCCCACCAGGCTAAGTCATCTGCTAGCATTGATCAAGCTAAGATAAAGGCGCTGGAAGCCAGACTCAAAGTCATTGAAGGGGTAGACTTATATGATCTAGTAAGGGCAGTAGAGATGTGTCTAGCCCTAAATGTGGTTGTCCCGAAAAATTTTCGCGTTCCTGAATTCATCAAATACAGTGGAACACAATGCCCCATGACTCATCTCAAGTCTTACTGCAATAAAATGGAAGAG TACAAGTACAATATGGAAATTGCTCCTGACAGAACTAGCTTGTCcaatatagagaaaaaagacaaagaaagtaTAAGGGAATATGCTCAAAGATGGCGGGAATCAGCTGCTCAAGTACATCCTCCACTTCTGAACACAGAGATGGTCTCTTTATTTGCCAATACACTCAAAGCACCATATTATGAACATGTGATGGGTAGTTCGGCCCAGCAATTCATTAATGTTGTGGTAGTGTGTGAACACATAAAGCAAGGTGTCAATAGTGGTAGAATTTCTGCACCCACCGAGAAAAGAGGCTTCGAGAGAAAAGAGGTCCACCATGTTGAAGATGGCTACAAGGGTAAGAAAAATTCATCCCAAAACTACCACACTCCATCCCAGATTACCAACATCAAAAAACCTAAGCCCAATAACTTTCAAGCCAAAAGCCAAATTGGAAATTACCAAACTGTTCAAGAACAATTACCTTCATAA